A genomic segment from Variovorax paradoxus B4 encodes:
- a CDS encoding sugar transferase codes for MTNLRHEESMAPRGEEAIGVIADDLAWIRVRHPAMLRAGKRAVDIAAALFFFCAFGWLYVLIAAGVLITSGAPVLYSQPRFGRGGRVFKFYKFRSMLPNSAQILEEHLRNDPVARQQWDDYQKLEDDPRITRFGKFIRKTSLDELPQFWNVLVGDMSLVGPRPCMLDQKILYGADWSFYCAVRPGITGLWQVSGRNQLSYKKRVALDVSYVETLSVGRDIGIFIRTIWVVAVGHGSR; via the coding sequence ATGACCAATCTCCGTCACGAGGAGTCGATGGCACCCCGAGGCGAGGAAGCGATCGGCGTCATTGCGGACGACCTGGCATGGATCAGGGTCCGTCACCCGGCCATGCTGCGTGCTGGAAAAAGGGCGGTGGACATCGCCGCTGCGCTGTTCTTTTTCTGCGCTTTCGGCTGGCTCTATGTGCTGATAGCCGCCGGTGTCCTCATCACTTCCGGCGCACCCGTCCTGTACTCCCAGCCGCGATTCGGGCGGGGAGGGCGTGTGTTCAAGTTCTACAAGTTCCGCTCGATGCTGCCGAACTCCGCCCAGATTCTCGAGGAGCACCTCAGGAACGATCCCGTGGCGCGCCAGCAGTGGGACGACTATCAAAAGCTCGAAGACGACCCGCGCATCACACGCTTCGGCAAGTTCATCCGCAAGACCAGCCTGGACGAGCTGCCGCAGTTCTGGAATGTGCTCGTGGGCGACATGAGCCTGGTCGGCCCCCGGCCGTGCATGCTCGACCAGAAGATCCTGTACGGGGCGGACTGGTCGTTCTATTGCGCCGTCAGGCCCGGCATTACCGGCCTGTGGCAGGTCAGCGGGCGCAACCAGCTGAGCTACAAGAAACGCGTGGCGCTGGATGTCTCCTACGTCGAGACGCTTTCGGTCGGCCGGGACATCGGCATCTTCATCAGGACCATCTGGGTGGTCGCCGTGGGCCACGGTTCGCGATGA
- a CDS encoding polysaccharide biosynthesis tyrosine autokinase, whose translation MNAPQQAALPMPALEEESDGFKLVEYLDILIDHRWFISIVVAVTLLLGMAYALFGQPMYETNVAVQVEDSGNSAGSFLGDAASSLLSVKTPAAGEIEIIKSRAILGQAVENTKLYISAQPRYAPIVGSWLARRATDLSDPGFLGFSGYVTGAEAIMVPQFDVPADLEAKQFMLTLGPDNRYELLVPNVETPLKGTVGTPLVASVPGGSLRLLVSSVSAKPGAQFQLARYSRQLALLSLQDNLKVVEKGKQSGVLDVSLKSPNPEKLTQLLNEIGRLYVRQNIERKAAEAEKTLGFLDTALPQFKKQLEQSEDLYNRYRNENGTVSLDDEAKNALAQTVDLQSKLLEAEQKRRELSARFTDKHPNLQTLDAQISAWRSQISAVDSRIRKMPLLQQNTVQMQRDIKVNTDLYVSLLNSSLQMRLAKEGKVGNVRLLDDAILPEEPVWPKRPLIIALALLLGLAAGVVLAIVKNSLFGGIRNPSEIEMHTGLNVYSSIPLSAAQRLIDKNIENKAPGMHVLALQQSEDPAVESLRSLRTALQFAMLEAPNNRLLISGATPGVGKTFVSVNFAAITAASGKKVLLIDADLRKGRVNQFFSLSRSSGLSELIAGTLSFEKAIRSSILPNLDVITTGVLPPNPAELLMSDSFSQILEKLSPDYDLVIIDTAPVLVAADTASVAPLAGSLLLVARAEKTHLGELNESVRRLAHAGCSANGVILNAMDLSRRHAGSSSYKYGGYRYTHYKYKNNRDTT comes from the coding sequence ATGAACGCACCCCAGCAAGCCGCCCTGCCGATGCCAGCGCTGGAAGAGGAGAGCGATGGGTTCAAACTCGTCGAGTACCTGGACATCCTGATCGACCATCGGTGGTTCATCTCCATCGTGGTTGCCGTGACCTTGCTGCTTGGCATGGCCTATGCCCTTTTCGGGCAGCCGATGTACGAAACCAACGTGGCCGTGCAGGTCGAGGACTCCGGCAATTCGGCAGGCAGCTTCCTGGGCGATGCGGCGTCGTCGCTGCTGAGCGTGAAAACGCCTGCCGCGGGTGAGATCGAAATCATCAAGTCGCGCGCCATCCTCGGCCAGGCGGTGGAGAACACCAAGCTGTACATCAGCGCGCAGCCCCGCTATGCACCCATTGTGGGCAGCTGGCTTGCGCGGCGCGCCACCGACCTGTCGGATCCGGGCTTCCTGGGTTTTTCCGGCTACGTGACCGGCGCCGAGGCGATCATGGTTCCGCAGTTCGATGTCCCCGCGGATCTCGAAGCGAAACAATTCATGCTGACTCTCGGGCCGGACAACCGCTACGAGTTGCTCGTTCCCAACGTCGAAACCCCGCTCAAGGGCACCGTCGGAACCCCGCTCGTGGCCAGCGTTCCGGGCGGCAGCCTCCGGCTGCTGGTCAGCTCTGTCAGCGCCAAGCCCGGCGCGCAGTTCCAGCTGGCCCGGTATTCCAGGCAATTGGCACTTCTCTCGCTGCAGGACAACCTCAAGGTCGTCGAGAAAGGCAAGCAGTCCGGCGTTCTCGACGTCAGCCTGAAAAGCCCGAACCCGGAAAAGCTGACGCAGTTGCTCAATGAAATCGGGCGGCTCTATGTCCGCCAGAACATCGAACGCAAGGCTGCCGAGGCCGAAAAGACCCTGGGCTTCCTGGACACCGCGCTGCCTCAATTCAAGAAGCAGCTCGAGCAATCCGAAGACCTCTACAACCGCTATCGAAACGAGAACGGCACCGTCAGCCTCGACGACGAGGCCAAGAACGCGCTGGCCCAGACGGTCGACCTGCAATCCAAATTGCTCGAAGCGGAACAGAAACGGCGAGAACTTTCCGCGCGCTTTACCGACAAGCATCCGAACCTCCAGACGCTGGACGCGCAGATTTCAGCGTGGAGAAGCCAGATCTCGGCGGTCGACTCGCGCATCCGGAAAATGCCGCTGCTGCAGCAGAACACCGTCCAGATGCAGCGCGACATCAAGGTCAACACCGACCTCTACGTGTCGCTGCTGAACAGCTCGCTGCAAATGCGGCTGGCCAAGGAAGGCAAGGTCGGCAACGTGCGCCTGCTGGACGACGCCATCCTCCCGGAGGAGCCCGTCTGGCCCAAGCGGCCGCTGATCATCGCCCTGGCCCTGCTGCTGGGGCTGGCAGCCGGCGTCGTGCTCGCCATTGTCAAGAACTCGCTGTTCGGCGGCATTCGCAATCCGAGTGAAATCGAGATGCACACGGGCCTCAACGTGTACAGCAGCATCCCGCTGAGCGCCGCCCAGCGGTTGATCGACAAGAACATCGAGAACAAGGCGCCGGGGATGCACGTTCTTGCCCTCCAGCAATCGGAGGATCCCGCGGTGGAAAGCCTGCGCAGCCTGCGGACCGCGTTGCAGTTCGCCATGCTGGAAGCGCCCAACAACCGCCTGCTTATTTCCGGCGCGACGCCGGGAGTCGGCAAAACCTTTGTCTCGGTCAATTTCGCGGCCATTACCGCTGCGTCAGGAAAGAAGGTGCTGCTGATCGATGCCGACTTGCGCAAGGGCCGGGTCAATCAATTCTTCTCCCTTTCCCGGTCGTCAGGTCTTTCGGAATTGATTGCCGGCACGCTGAGCTTCGAAAAAGCCATTCGCTCGTCGATCCTGCCGAACCTGGACGTCATTACGACCGGGGTGCTGCCGCCCAATCCGGCGGAATTGCTCATGAGCGATTCTTTTTCCCAGATCCTGGAAAAGCTCTCGCCGGATTACGACCTTGTGATTATCGATACGGCGCCAGTGCTGGTGGCGGCGGACACCGCGTCGGTTGCGCCGCTCGCGGGCTCTCTTCTCCTCGTGGCCCGAGCGGAAAAGACGCATCTGGGCGAATTGAACGAAAGCGTCAGAAGGCTGGCGCACGCGGGCTGCTCGGCCAATGGCGTGATTTTGAATGCTATGGACTTATCCAGGCGCCATGCGGGCAGCAGCAGCTACAAATATGGTGGTTACCGTTACACACACTATAAATACAAAAACAACAGGGATACCACCTAG